The genomic region TGGGAGAGGGGGAGTCAGAGTTTAAGTCTTAAGATCTTTTGGATCTTTGATCCAACTCTTAACCCTCTCCTAGAATTGGGAGAGGGTGGCCCGGAGGGCCGGGTGAGGGCCGTTCTCTCCTACGCCAACTGATACTCCGGCGCGCTCAAAATCAGCCGCACCAGTCCCGATGATTTGTTCTCGAAGCGCGCCTCGCCGGGTTTCCAGCCGTTGGATGCGTAGGCGGTCAGGGCGGCGCGGGTTTGGACGGAGGGCTGGCGGCCGGGCATGAATGTTGTCCAAAGGGCGTTTACGGCGGCTTCGGGAGTGTTGACGGGCATGCCGGCGCGGGCGATGGCGCCGTGCAGCTTGTCCGAAAACTCGCCGCGATTGCCCATCTCGCGCACGACTTGATTGATGAAGTTCACGCGCTCCATCAGGGTCATGGTGTTCATCCAGGATTGACCCTCGGTCCAGCCCTTCACATTGGGCGGATTGAAGAGGTCTTGCCCCATTGAGCGCAGCGTGCCGGGCAGGTAGTTCAGGGCGCTCATGGGGACATCGAGCGTGCGGACGGTCGTCATCACCATCTCGACCGGGCTCTTGATCTTGGAGTACATCGCCGCCGGGGCGTAGAAGGCGCCGGATGTCAGCATCGCGCCGACCACGGCGCGCACATCGTAACCGGAGTTGAAGTAGACGCGCTCGAACGGCGCAGTGTCCGCCGGAGTGGGCGTATCGCTGATGAAAAACTTAAAAAGTTTCGTGCAGAGAAAGTGGGCCGTGGAGGGATGGCGCGCGACAATATCGATAATGTCGTCGCCGTTGAAGTTGCCTGTCTGGCCCAGGAATGTTTTCGGGCCATCGTCGTGCTGGCCGGCGTCGAAGGAGAATGTGGACGAGTCGCGGTCGAAGCGCCAGCCGGTGAAGGCGCGCGCGGCTTCCTTCACGTCCTGCTCCGTGTATCCGCCATGGACGCCCATCGTGAACAGCTCCAGCAGCTCGCGCCCGTAGTTCTCGTTCGGTCGGCCCTTGCGGTTATCGGCGCCGTCAAGCCAGACCAGCATCGCGGGGTCGCGCGAGACGGCCTTGAGCATTGTCCGGAAATTACCCAGGGCATTGGCCCGGAACGTCTCGTTCTGGCCCCACATCCAAGCGGGGTTATCGACTTTGTAATTCGCCGTCGCGAAGTGGTTGTGCCAGAAGAGCGTCATCTTCTCTTCCAGCGGCCGCTGCGTGTGCGCGATACGGTACAGCCACCACATCTTCACGCTGTCCATGTTGTGGAAATCGACGAAGTCGCCGTCGATATCCTTGAGCACGGAGCCAAGATGATCCGGAGCGCGCTCGGGATGCAGCAGCGCGTCCGTCGTCCCCGCGACGCCCAAACGCGCGTAGGCGTCCCATTCCTCCGGCCGCGCCCCAAAGCCCGCGCGCCGCAGCAAATGTCCCAGCTTGGCCGATTCGATCTGTGATAAGGCCATGACCAGCAACCTCCGGTCTTAATTGACGTGTCTGTTCGGTAATATGTTCTACAGCGTCCGAAAACGCTTGATTGTTCCATTATAAGGCATAAGTCGCAAACAGGCAATAACTAATGATTGCAGGCGTAAGCTCGCGAAGAAACGCGGATGTAAAATCCACGTCTGGGAAGCGAAACGCTAACTGTCCGTGCCGGACGGACAATTAGCCGAAGGCTTCCCAGGCGTGGATTTTACATTCGCGTTCCTCTTGCCTTGTGAACTGCGCCTTGGACTGAACCTGCGCCCTGGGAGAGAGACTTGACAATCGCGCTCCGTCACGTCTATAATTTGTTAAATTCACTAGTAAGGCTAGTGATAAAATAGTGAAATGTGCAGCCGACTAGCAAACTGGAGGCCGCCGCGTATACGCGGCGGCTTTTTTGATTGTTATAAGAACTGAGAAAGGCGTGAGAAGATGAGTGAAGTGGGGCGAGTGAATGGACAGCGCAGTCCGTCGTCGGAGCCGATCCGGGCAGACGATCCGATCAAGTTCGATACCGATGTGCTGGTGCTGGGCGGCGGGCCGGCGGGCGCCTGGGCGGCGTACGGAGCGGCGAGCCGCGGGGCGCGCGTGACGCTGGTGGACAAGGGATATCTGGGAAGCAGCGGGGCGACGGCGCCGGGCGGCAATAACGTGCTTTATGTCGAGCCGGATCAGAAGCTGCGTGATGAAGCCGTTGCGTCGCGCATGGCGCAGGGCGGGTATCTGTCCGAGGCGCGCTGGATCCATCGGATTCTGGACAATGTCTACGAGCAGCTAAAGTTGGTCGAACAGTGGGGATATCCGTTTCCCAAAGATGAGTATGGGAACTCCCAGCGCAGTCACTTGCAGGGGCCGGAGTATATGAAGCTGATGCGTAACGTCGTCAAAAAGGCGGGCGTGCGCATTCTGGATCAATCGCCGGCGCTGGAGCTGCTGGTAGACTCGCACGGAGTCGGCGGCGCGCGCGGCGTGTCGAGGCTGGAAGGGCTCCCATGGGAGATCCGGGCCAGTGCGGTCGTGATCGCGACCGGCGGATGCGCGTTTCTCGCCGGCGGTCTGGGCTGCAATGTGCTGACGGGCGAGGGACTGTTGATGGCCGCCGAGCTTGGCGCGGAGCTGTCCGGAATGGAGTTTGCGCGTCATTATGCGCCGAGCGCCGGCGGCGGAACGGTGACGCGCGGGCGGACGCTGGGCTGGGGGACATTCAGCCGCGAAGATGGAACGGTGGTGGACCGACGGGGTGATCCCGACGCCTTAGCGCGCGCCCTGCTGGACGGGCCGGTCTACGCCGTGCTGGACAAGGCCGACACGCCGGAGAAGCGCCGGATCCTGCGCGGCGCCCACGCGATCTTCTTCCTGCCGCTGGACCGGGCGGGCTTCGATCCATTCACGCAGCGCTTCCCGGTGACTTTGCGCTATGAAGGCACCGTGCGCGGCGTCGGCGGGATTCGCATTACCGGCGACGACTGCTCGACGACGATCCCCGGCCTTTACGCGGCCGGCGACGCCGCCTCGCGCCAGCTGGTCACGGGCGCAAGCTCGGGAGGAGGCGCCTTTAACGCCGCCTGGGCGCTGTCTTCGGGCGGCTGGTCCGGCGAAGCGGCCGCGCAGTATGCGCTGTCGCTGGGGCGTAAGCCTCACGAGCGCACGCTTCAGGCGGCCGGACGCGCCGGTGTCCAGAGCGCCTCGACGGGATCGGCGAGCATTGAAACGGCGGCCGTGATCAAAGCCGTGCAAAGCGAGGTTTTCCCCTTGGAAATCAACTATTTCCGGAGTGTCCCGGTCCTCGAACAATCGCTCCGCCGGCTCAATGCGCTGTGGCCGGCGGTGAACGGCGCCCCGGGAACGAGCGCCGATGAACTGCTGCGTTCGCGCGAGGCGGCGGCGATGGTTCAGACGGCGCGCTGGTCGCACACCGCCGCGCTCGCCCGAACGGAGACGCGGGGGATGCATACGTTTGCGGAGTATCCTGACACCGATCCCCGCCAGCAGCGCCGCCTGACCACGGCCGGCGTCGAAACGATCCGCGTGCGCCCGGAAGGTCTCGCGCCGGCGTCCGCGCACCCCGAACCGCATCCGATCTCCTGGCGAAAGGCGGTGGCCGCATGATCGAGTTAGTAAGCGTTTCACGCTGTATCGAATGCAATCTCTGCGTGAAAGTCTGCCCCACGCATGTCTTCGACGAAGTCGAGGGCGCCGCGCCGGTGATCGCCCGGCAAAGCGACTGCCAGACCTGCTTCATCTGCGAAGCCTACTGCCCCGTCGACGCGCTTTACGTCGCGCCCTTCGCCGACCGGTCTGTCCCGGTCAGCGAGGACGATCTCGAAGAATCCGGAGCGCTTGGCGGCTGGCGGGCCACCATCGGCTGGGGCCCCGGCCGCACGCCCATCGCGAAGACCGACTCCACGCCTCTGCTGGAGAGCATCAGTCCGAGGCGGAGAGGATAAATTGGGATCCTCACCCGGCCCTTCGGGGCACCCTCTCCCAAAGGTCTGGGCGAGGGTTAGGAATAAGATGAGGATCAAAGATCCTCAAAACAAAAACTCTGACTCCCCCTCTCCCAGAATTGGGAGAGGGGGCTGGGGGGTGAGGGCCCTCCTTATCTCAATAACATGGTAAAATAAAGACGATATCGGCCGGCTGGCGAGTCTTTGTGACTTGCGTTCTGGGCGCGATGGGGCAAGCAGGACACCATTGAGCAGAACCAGCGCACAAATTCAGTCGGAGATCGTCGATCGATTTGGTTTCTTTCCTCCCTTTTTCGAACCCGCCTTGCCGTCTCCCGCCGTACTGGAAAACCTCTGGTCGCAGACCGTCTCAGCGTATCTTGAGAACCCCTTTCCCGCGCTTTTTAAGGAAAAACTAAACGCTTATCTGTCGCGTTTCTGTGCTGTTCCCTATTGCATGGTTTGCCATTCGTCCACACTGCGGCCACTGGGCATGTCGCCGGGCGAGGTGCTGGCGCTGCTTGAGTCTCCCGCGCCTGTGGACTCCGATTTCGATTCCGAGCTGGAGCGGCTGGCGCAATGGCCGGCGCTGGATGGCGGATTCCCGGATGCGGGCTCCCCGATGGAGGAAAGCCTGTTCTCCTGCGCGACGGCGGTGTTCCTGGAGGCCGGCCGGGCGCAGCGCTGCCAATCGGAGATGCTGCGCGTCCTGGGAGCGGACAATTACAACCATTTGACGGCCTATCTGGCGTATATCAAGACGTGCCATCTCTGGATGTCCATGCACCCCGAAGTCCTGTATGAAGCCGATCTGCGCGCTAAGGAGAATTTGGGACCGATGCTGGCGCAGGAGCCCGCGCTGGCGGAGTTCTTTCGCGACTACCGGACTCGCGTGTCTTCGGAACGCGATCATCATGCGATGCAGGAGGTGCTTGTCGCGGAGCGGACTCGGGCGGACCGGGCGATCCGTGAGAGCGAGGAGAAGCTGCGGCTGCTCGTCGAAGGCGCCAAAGATTACGCGATGATCATGCTGGATGTCGAAGGCCGGATCGCGAGCTGGAACGCGGGCGCTGAGCGTATCTTGGGATACAATGACGAGGAAGTTTTAGGCCAGTCGATCGCGGAGATTTTCACGGAGGAAGATCGGGCCGTCGGCGTTCCCGAGCGCGAGATAGCGAAGGCGCTGGAGGCCGGGAAAGCCAACGATGAGCGCTGGCACCTGCGCAAAAACGGCTCGCGATTTTGGGCGGACGGTGTGATGGAATCGCTCTGGGACGAGGACGGATCGCTGCGTGGTTATGCGAAGATCCTGCGTGACGCCACCGACCGAAAGCGCCTGGAAGAGGCCGCCGACGCCGTGCATATGCGCGAACATCGAATCGCGGCCACGCTCCAGCAGTCGCTTCTGATGTCCGTTCCCGAGAACGCGTTTGAAGGGATCGACGTCAAAACGTTCTATGAGCCGGCGTCTGCGGAAGCGCTGGTCGGCGGCGACTTCTACGATGTCTTTGCGCTGGGCAGGGGCGAAATCGCCCTGGTCGTCGGCGATGTCATCGGGAAGGGCCTGCGCGCGGCGGCGCATACGGCCGAGATCAAATACGCCCTGCGCGCGTTTCTGCGGGAATATCCGCAGCCGGCCATCGCTTTGGACCGACTGAATAACTACCTCTGCGAGTCCCATCGACTGGAGCGTCCCGACGACATGGATATGCTCGTCGTGCTTTCCCTGGTCGTGCTGGACACTGCGACCGGCGCGGCCAGCTTCAGCGTCGCCGGGACCGAGCCTCCGCTCATTATCCGCGCGGACGGAACCACCGAGCAGGTCGAAACCAACGGCGTCCCCCTCGGGATTCGCCTCAAGGAAAGCTTCTCGGCCACCGGTGGGCAACTGCGTCCAGGCGACGTCCTCCTCATGGCGACGGACGGAGTCACGGAAGCGCGCAATGGCCGCGATTTCCTCGAATACGAAGGTATGGTCGCGCTCGCGACCGAAGCGCTGCCGTTGGAAAAGCTGTCGCTGATCGGCGGCGCCATCGTCGACGGCGCCCGCGCCTTCGCCGGCGGCAAGTTCCAGGACGACGTCTGCCTCCTCCTCGCTCGCTACCACGGCGCGACGCCCACACAATAAATTTCCCCTGAACAGCGACAAAGGCGTCGTCACGCCTTCGGAAATATATCGACACTACTTGACACTGTCGTATTTCTCGCGTATAATAGGCGCATGGAGAACACCGAATGGACGCTGTCGGAACTCGCGGCGGAGACGGGGCTGACGCCGCGTACGATCCGTTACTACATCAGCCGCGGCTTGATGGACGGGCCGCGCGGGGCGGGGCGCGCGGCGACGTATGATGCTCGGCATCGGGAGCGGCTGCGCGAAATTCAGCAGCTCCAGAGCGAAGGACGGATGCTGGCGGAGCTGGCGCAGGGCGCGGGCGGCGGCGCTCCCGCGCCGGAGGCGTGGTGGCGGTATCCCATCGCGGACGGCGTGGTGATGGAAGTTCGGGCCGATCTTGCGCCATGGCGCTTAAAACATATCCATCGGGTGATCTCGGAAGCGGCGAATGCGCTCAAACAGGAGGACAGGAACGATGCAGAGCACGGGATTTGAGTTACGATACGCGGATCGCGACGAGCCGGTCACGCTCGCCATGCAGAGGCTGTGGCTTACGGGGCAGA from Capsulimonas corticalis harbors:
- a CDS encoding DUF1800 domain-containing protein, whose product is MALSQIESAKLGHLLRRAGFGARPEEWDAYARLGVAGTTDALLHPERAPDHLGSVLKDIDGDFVDFHNMDSVKMWWLYRIAHTQRPLEEKMTLFWHNHFATANYKVDNPAWMWGQNETFRANALGNFRTMLKAVSRDPAMLVWLDGADNRKGRPNENYGRELLELFTMGVHGGYTEQDVKEAARAFTGWRFDRDSSTFSFDAGQHDDGPKTFLGQTGNFNGDDIIDIVARHPSTAHFLCTKLFKFFISDTPTPADTAPFERVYFNSGYDVRAVVGAMLTSGAFYAPAAMYSKIKSPVEMVMTTVRTLDVPMSALNYLPGTLRSMGQDLFNPPNVKGWTEGQSWMNTMTLMERVNFINQVVREMGNRGEFSDKLHGAIARAGMPVNTPEAAVNALWTTFMPGRQPSVQTRAALTAYASNGWKPGEARFENKSSGLVRLILSAPEYQLA
- a CDS encoding FAD-dependent oxidoreductase, with the translated sequence MSEVGRVNGQRSPSSEPIRADDPIKFDTDVLVLGGGPAGAWAAYGAASRGARVTLVDKGYLGSSGATAPGGNNVLYVEPDQKLRDEAVASRMAQGGYLSEARWIHRILDNVYEQLKLVEQWGYPFPKDEYGNSQRSHLQGPEYMKLMRNVVKKAGVRILDQSPALELLVDSHGVGGARGVSRLEGLPWEIRASAVVIATGGCAFLAGGLGCNVLTGEGLLMAAELGAELSGMEFARHYAPSAGGGTVTRGRTLGWGTFSREDGTVVDRRGDPDALARALLDGPVYAVLDKADTPEKRRILRGAHAIFFLPLDRAGFDPFTQRFPVTLRYEGTVRGVGGIRITGDDCSTTIPGLYAAGDAASRQLVTGASSGGGAFNAAWALSSGGWSGEAAAQYALSLGRKPHERTLQAAGRAGVQSASTGSASIETAAVIKAVQSEVFPLEINYFRSVPVLEQSLRRLNALWPAVNGAPGTSADELLRSREAAAMVQTARWSHTAALARTETRGMHTFAEYPDTDPRQQRRLTTAGVETIRVRPEGLAPASAHPEPHPISWRKAVAA
- a CDS encoding 4Fe-4S dicluster domain-containing protein — translated: MIELVSVSRCIECNLCVKVCPTHVFDEVEGAAPVIARQSDCQTCFICEAYCPVDALYVAPFADRSVPVSEDDLEESGALGGWRATIGWGPGRTPIAKTDSTPLLESISPRRRG
- a CDS encoding PP2C family protein-serine/threonine phosphatase, with product MSRTSAQIQSEIVDRFGFFPPFFEPALPSPAVLENLWSQTVSAYLENPFPALFKEKLNAYLSRFCAVPYCMVCHSSTLRPLGMSPGEVLALLESPAPVDSDFDSELERLAQWPALDGGFPDAGSPMEESLFSCATAVFLEAGRAQRCQSEMLRVLGADNYNHLTAYLAYIKTCHLWMSMHPEVLYEADLRAKENLGPMLAQEPALAEFFRDYRTRVSSERDHHAMQEVLVAERTRADRAIRESEEKLRLLVEGAKDYAMIMLDVEGRIASWNAGAERILGYNDEEVLGQSIAEIFTEEDRAVGVPEREIAKALEAGKANDERWHLRKNGSRFWADGVMESLWDEDGSLRGYAKILRDATDRKRLEEAADAVHMREHRIAATLQQSLLMSVPENAFEGIDVKTFYEPASAEALVGGDFYDVFALGRGEIALVVGDVIGKGLRAAAHTAEIKYALRAFLREYPQPAIALDRLNNYLCESHRLERPDDMDMLVVLSLVVLDTATGAASFSVAGTEPPLIIRADGTTEQVETNGVPLGIRLKESFSATGGQLRPGDVLLMATDGVTEARNGRDFLEYEGMVALATEALPLEKLSLIGGAIVDGARAFAGGKFQDDVCLLLARYHGATPTQ
- a CDS encoding helix-turn-helix domain-containing protein translates to MENTEWTLSELAAETGLTPRTIRYYISRGLMDGPRGAGRAATYDARHRERLREIQQLQSEGRMLAELAQGAGGGAPAPEAWWRYPIADGVVMEVRADLAPWRLKHIHRVISEAANALKQEDRNDAEHGI